The DNA region ATTTCGGCCATAAAATACCTGGTGTGTCCAAAAGTTCAAAATCTTTATCTATTTTAATCCATTGTTGGCCTTTAGTAACCCCTGGTTTATTCCCTACTTGGGCTTTCTTTTGCTTGGTAAACTGGTTGATAAAGGTTGATTTACCAACGTTTGGAATCCCGATAACCATTACTCGGATCGACTTGTGTAGAATACCTTTGTTGCGCCATTTGTCTTGGATGTCTTGGGTGAAATCTTTTAGGGCTTGGCGGAAAATTTTCATGTCCCCTAATTTTTTAGAATCCAAAGCAATGGCCAATTTGTTTTCACCGCTCAGAGCTTTGACCCACTCTTTGGTTTGTTGGGGGTCGGCCAAATCTTGTTTATTTAAAACAATCATGTGGCGTTTATTTTTAATGATTTCATCTAACATGGGGTTCATGCTGGCTGTTGGAATACGAGCGTCCCTAATTTCAAGGACGATATCTACAGCGCTCAGTTGACTTTGAACCTCTTTTTTTGCCTTAGCCATATGGCCAGGATACCATTGAATATGTGCCATGGTTAA from Aerococcus urinaeequi includes:
- the ylqF gene encoding ribosome biogenesis GTPase YlqF, with amino-acid sequence MAHIQWYPGHMAKAKKEVQSQLSAVDIVLEIRDARIPTASMNPMLDEIIKNKRHMIVLNKQDLADPQQTKEWVKALSGENKLAIALDSKKLGDMKIFRQALKDFTQDIQDKWRNKGILHKSIRVMVIGIPNVGKSTFINQFTKQKKAQVGNKPGVTKGQQWIKIDKDFELLDTPGILWPKFEDQEVADKLALTGGIKDTHFYKDDVALFALEFFLHHYPDAISNHYPINAEDVHPPYPDLLMALTKRMGMLEDYDRASDKIIRDYRDGKLGRMTLDRIEEYQISENIEVSD